Proteins from a genomic interval of Ovis aries strain OAR_USU_Benz2616 breed Rambouillet chromosome 25, ARS-UI_Ramb_v3.0, whole genome shotgun sequence:
- the AP3M1 gene encoding AP-3 complex subunit mu-1: MIHSLFLINCSGDIFLEKHWKSVVSQSVCDYFFEAQEKAADVENVPPVISTPHHYLISIYRDKLFFVSVIQTEVPPLFVIEFLHRVADTFQDYFGECSEAAIKDNVVIVYELLEEMLDNGFPLATESNILKELIKPPTILRSVVNSITGSSNVGDTLPTGQLSNIPWRRAGVKYTNNEAYFDVVEEIDAIIDKSGSTVFAEIQGVIDACIKLSGMPDLSLSFMNPRLLDDVSFHPCIRFKRWESERVLSFIPPDGNFRLISYRVSSQNLVAIPVYVKHSISFKENSSCGRFDITIGPKQNMGKTIEAITVTVHMPKVVLNMNLTPTQGSYTFDPVTKVLTWDVGKITPQKLPSLKGLVNLQSGAPKPEENPSLNIQFKIQQLAISGLKVNRLDMYGEKYKPFKGVKYVTKAGKFQVRT, from the exons ATGATCCACAGTCTGTTTCTCATAAACTGTTCCGGTGACATATTTCTAGAGAAGCACTGGAAGAGCGTCGTGAGCCAGTCTGTCTGCGATTATTTCTTTGAAGCTCAAGAGAAAGCTGCTGATGTTGAAAATGTACCACCTGTTATTTCAACACCTCACCACTACCTCATCAGTATCTACCGGGATAAGCTCTTCTTTGTCTCCGTCATACAGACTGAAGTACCACCTCTCTTTGTAATTGAGTTCCTACATCGAGTTGCTGACACTTTTCAG GACTACTTTGGTGAGTGTTCGGAGGCTGCAATTAAGGATAATGTGGTCATAGTATATGAGCTCTTGGAAGAAATGCTAGACAATGGATTTCCACTGGCTACTGAATCTAACATCTTGAAAGAATTGATTAAACCACCAACAATTCTGCGTTCTGTCGTCAACTCTATTACAG GCAGTAGTAACGTTGGGGACACACTCCCCACTGGGCAGCTGTCCAACATTCCGTGGCGCCGCGCAGGGGTAAAGTACACAAACAATGAAGCCTATTTTGATGTTGTTGAAGAAATAGATGCAATTATAGATAAATCAG GATCTACAGTCTTTGCAGAAATTCAGGGGGTCATCGATGCTTGCATTAAGCTCTCTGGAATGCCTGacctttccctctctttcatg AATCCAAGGCTTCTAGATGATGTCAGCTTCCACCCCTGCATTCGGTTCAAGCGTTGGGAATCTGAAAGAGTTCTGTCGTTTATTCCTCCAGATGGAAACTTCCGACTCATATCATACCGTGTCAGCTCACAGAA tcTAGTGGCAATACCAGTATATGTGAAACACAGCATCAGTTTTAAGGAGAACAGTTCTTGTGGTAGATTTGATATTACAATTGGACCAAAGCAGAATATGGGGAAAACTATTGAAGCAATCACGGTGACCGTTCACATGCCGAAAGTTGTGTTGAATATGAACCTGACACCAACACAAGGCAGCTATACTTTTGATCCAGTTACCAAG gtACTAACGTGGGATGTGGGGAAAATCACTCCACAAAAGCTCCCCAGTCTTAAAGGACTGGTAAATTTACAGTCTGGGGCTCCCAAGCCAGAAGAGAATCCAAGCCTCAACATACAGTTCAAGATCCAACAGCTTGCTATTTCAG GCTTAAAAGTAAACCGCTTGGACATGTATGGGGAGAAATATAAGCCATTTAAAGGAGTCAAATACGTCACAAAAGCTGGAAAGTTCCAAGTGAGGACATGA